From a region of the Budorcas taxicolor isolate Tak-1 chromosome 9, Takin1.1, whole genome shotgun sequence genome:
- the LOC128053359 gene encoding 60S ribosomal protein L12-like: protein MPPKFDPNEIKVVYLRCTGGEVGATSALAPKIGPLGLSPKKVGDDIAKATGDWKGLRITVKLTIQNRQAQIEVVPSASALIIKALKEPPRDRKKQKNIKHSRNITFVEIVNIAWQMRHRSLARELSGTIKEILGTAQSVGCNVDGRHPHDIIDDINSGAVECPAS from the coding sequence ATGCCGCCTAAGTTCGACCCCAACGAGATCAAAGTCGTGTACTTGAGGTGTACCGGTGGGGAAGTCGGTGCCACGTCTGCCCTGGCCCCCAAGATCGGCCCTCTGGGTCTGTCTCCAAAAAAGGTCGGTGATGACATTGCCAAGGCAACTGGTGATTGGAAGGGTCTGAGGATTACAGTGAAACTGACCATTCAGAACAGACAAGCCCAGATTGAGGTGgtaccttctgcttctgccctgaTCATCAAAGCCCTCAAGGAACCACCAAGggacagaaagaagcagaaaaacattAAGCACAGTAGAAACATCACTTTTGTTGAGATCGTCAACATTGCCTGGCAGATGCGGCATCGGTCTCTAGCTAGAGAGCTTTCTGGAACCATTAAAGAGATCCTGGGGACCGCCCAGTCTGTGGGCTGCAATGTTGATGGCCGCCACCCTCATGACATCATAGATGATATCAACAGTGGCGCGGTGGAGTGCCCCGCTAGTTAA